Proteins co-encoded in one Rhopalosiphum maidis isolate BTI-1 chromosome 2, ASM367621v3, whole genome shotgun sequence genomic window:
- the LOC113551026 gene encoding uncharacterized protein LOC113551026 → MSGNKFQSHCIEDQVTPTTSMVSSRSSTKEANRRKRCERRIQWDVDNDNNMSLERASKRRTIHHSVTSTDLTKAICGRVGKPRDKNQKSIAHTGSVEARLNDQKGCERYGLVATAGCAGTFKMSIVADGVCGPDGKCLVEFTVWKKMKSPELRRLWFTVRHRMLPAATVGIRALEIWTDRKEDYPTKVVFLHK, encoded by the exons ATGAGCGGAAATAAGTTCCAAAGTCACTGCATCGAAGACCAAGTGACCCCTACCACCTCCATGGTTTCCTCACGATCGTCCACTAAAGAGGCGAATCGTAGAAAAAGATGCGAGCGACGGATACAGTGGGATGtcgacaatgataataatatgtcgctGGAGCGGGCCTCGAAGAGACGGACTATACACCACTCCGTGACGTCGACTGACTTAacca AAGCAATATGTGGAAGAGTTGGTAAGCCACGCGATAAAAACCAAAAGTCGATCGCGCATACCGGAAGCGTAGAAGCCCGTCTGAATGATCAGAAAGGCTGTGAACGGTATGGTCTGGTAGCAACGGCTGGATGTGCCGGTACGTTCAAGATGTCCATCGTTGCCGATGGCGTCTGTGGACCGGATGGAAAATGTTTAGTAGAGTTCACGGTGTGGAAGAAAATGAAAAGTCCCGAACTGAGAAGGCTGTGGTTTACGGTTAGACATCGCATGTTACCCGCAGCCACCGTCGGCATACGAGCCCTGGAAATCTGGACGGACCGGAAAGAAGACTATCCGACTAAAGTGGTGTTTTTACATAAGTGA